Proteins encoded together in one Schumannella luteola window:
- a CDS encoding tyramine oxidase subunit B, with translation MTDDGTRISFRYLSEPDMIAAGVTDMAACVDAMEETLRLVDAGDYRMGGPEGNSHGSMVTFPAASEHDGMPLDGPHRRMMAMPAYLGGSFQTAGCKWYGSNLANRERGLPRSILMFTLSDKDTGAPLAFMSANLLSAYRTGAIPGVGARHLAREDARSVGIVAPGVMNRTTLEAFAAVRPGLDTLTIAGRSRAGVDSFVDWVREALPQFTSVTVVDGVEAAVRDSDLVTIAPTTPTGSHNYVRIEREWIKPGALVSLPADIMLDEGLLHGARHVADFRGLYEAWSEEVPHPAHEHIGLHGMYLLDRIREGAVAPERLENLPSIMSGAAPGRTDDDEIFLYSVGGMPVEDVAWGTVVYRNAVARDIGVELPLWDAPALV, from the coding sequence ATGACCGACGACGGCACCCGCATCTCGTTCCGCTACCTGTCGGAGCCCGACATGATCGCCGCCGGGGTCACCGACATGGCGGCCTGCGTCGACGCGATGGAGGAGACCCTGCGCCTGGTCGACGCCGGTGACTACCGGATGGGCGGGCCGGAGGGCAACTCGCACGGCTCGATGGTGACCTTCCCCGCCGCGTCGGAGCACGACGGGATGCCCCTCGACGGACCGCACCGCCGCATGATGGCGATGCCCGCCTACCTCGGCGGCTCGTTCCAGACCGCAGGATGCAAGTGGTACGGCTCGAACCTCGCCAACCGCGAGCGCGGCCTGCCCCGCTCGATCCTCATGTTCACGCTCAGCGACAAGGACACCGGCGCCCCGCTCGCCTTCATGTCGGCGAACCTGCTCAGCGCCTACCGCACCGGCGCGATCCCCGGCGTCGGCGCCCGGCACCTGGCTCGCGAGGACGCGCGCAGCGTCGGCATCGTGGCGCCCGGCGTGATGAACCGCACCACGCTCGAGGCCTTCGCCGCCGTGCGCCCCGGCCTCGACACGCTCACGATCGCCGGACGCAGCCGCGCCGGCGTCGACTCCTTCGTCGACTGGGTGCGCGAGGCGCTGCCGCAGTTCACCTCGGTCACGGTCGTCGACGGCGTGGAGGCGGCGGTGCGCGACAGCGACCTGGTCACGATCGCGCCGACCACGCCGACGGGATCGCACAACTACGTGCGCATCGAACGCGAGTGGATCAAGCCCGGCGCGCTCGTCAGCCTGCCGGCCGACATCATGCTCGACGAGGGGCTGCTGCACGGCGCCCGGCACGTCGCCGACTTCCGCGGGCTCTACGAGGCCTGGAGCGAGGAGGTGCCGCATCCCGCCCACGAGCACATCGGGCTGCACGGCATGTACCTGCTCGACCGGATCCGCGAGGGCGCGGTCGCCCCGGAGCGGCTCGAGAACCTGCCCTCGATCATGAGCGGGGCCGCCCCCGGGCGCACCGACGACGACGAGATCTTCCTGTATTCCGTCGGCGGCATGCCCGTCGAAGACGTCGCCTGGGGCACGGTCGTCTACCGCAACGCCGTCGCGCGCGACATCGGCGTCGAGCTGCCGCTCTGGGACGCTCCGGCGCTCGTCTGA
- a CDS encoding ABC transporter ATP-binding protein: protein MADPLVAATGWGWRHAGRRAAAVSGLDLRIDAGERVLLLGPSGAGKSTLLAALAGVLGGDEDGQAAGELLLAGRRPLEARGVAGLVLQDPDAQMIMARAGDDTAFGPENLALPREEIWRRVAQAQRAVGLHLDAARETHRLSGGQKQRLALAGVLAMRPELLLLDEPTANLDPEGAIEVRDAVAAVLRETGATAVIVEHRVELWWQLATRVVVLDPAGGLIADTTPERAAGELAAELSARGVRLPGQRLAAESAERAAREMPGDADGRAPSHDAGRSAALLSARGLAVARQRGTTVQAGIDVDLAAGEVLAITGPNGAGKSTLALTLAGLLPPEGGDLLAHPDLADGAAAAPWRWRSRQLLTRIGAVFQNPEHQFLGSTVRAELAIGPTELRLPRAEIDARVGELLERLHLAALAGASPFSLSGGQKRRLSVATALATRPRILVLDEPTFGQDATGWRELVALLDEVRASGSAVVAVTHDRELIATLGARELRLDGGVDAVQTAATGARS from the coding sequence GTGGCCGATCCGCTCGTCGCCGCGACCGGCTGGGGCTGGCGGCACGCCGGCCGCCGCGCCGCGGCGGTGAGCGGCCTCGACCTGCGCATCGACGCGGGCGAGCGCGTGCTGCTGCTCGGGCCCTCGGGCGCCGGCAAATCGACCCTGCTCGCGGCGCTCGCGGGCGTGCTCGGCGGCGACGAAGACGGCCAGGCCGCGGGCGAGCTGCTTCTCGCCGGGCGTCGGCCGCTGGAGGCGCGCGGAGTCGCCGGGCTCGTGCTGCAGGATCCCGACGCGCAGATGATCATGGCGCGCGCCGGCGACGACACCGCCTTCGGCCCCGAGAACCTGGCGCTGCCGCGCGAGGAGATCTGGCGGCGCGTCGCCCAGGCGCAGCGCGCCGTCGGGCTCCATCTCGACGCCGCGCGCGAGACCCATCGGCTCTCGGGCGGGCAGAAGCAGCGGCTCGCGCTCGCCGGCGTGCTCGCGATGCGCCCCGAGCTGCTGCTGCTCGACGAGCCGACCGCGAACCTGGACCCCGAGGGCGCGATCGAGGTGCGGGATGCGGTGGCCGCCGTGCTGCGCGAGACCGGTGCGACGGCCGTGATCGTCGAGCATCGGGTCGAGCTGTGGTGGCAGCTGGCGACGCGGGTCGTCGTGCTCGATCCCGCCGGTGGACTCATCGCCGACACCACGCCCGAGCGGGCGGCGGGAGAGCTCGCGGCCGAGCTGTCCGCGCGCGGGGTGCGGCTTCCCGGGCAGCGGCTCGCGGCGGAGTCCGCTGAACGGGCCGCGCGAGAGATGCCGGGGGATGCGGACGGTCGCGCCCCGTCCCACGACGCCGGCCGCTCAGCCGCGCTGCTCAGCGCTCGCGGGCTCGCCGTCGCCCGCCAGCGCGGCACGACCGTTCAGGCGGGGATCGACGTCGATCTCGCGGCGGGCGAGGTGCTCGCGATCACCGGACCGAACGGCGCCGGCAAGTCGACCCTCGCGCTCACGCTCGCCGGACTGCTGCCGCCGGAGGGCGGCGACCTGCTGGCGCATCCCGACCTCGCCGACGGGGCCGCGGCCGCGCCGTGGCGCTGGCGCTCCCGGCAGCTGCTCACCCGCATCGGCGCCGTGTTCCAGAATCCCGAGCATCAGTTCCTCGGCTCGACGGTGCGCGCCGAGCTCGCGATCGGACCGACCGAGCTCCGCCTGCCGCGCGCCGAGATCGACGCCCGCGTCGGCGAGCTGCTCGAGCGGCTCCACCTGGCGGCGCTCGCCGGGGCGAGTCCGTTCAGCCTCTCCGGCGGGCAGAAGCGCCGGCTCTCGGTCGCGACGGCGCTCGCGACGCGACCCCGCATCCTCGTGCTCGACGAGCCGACCTTCGGCCAGGATGCGACGGGCTGGCGCGAGCTCGTGGCCCTGCTCGACGAGGTGCGCGCGTCGGGCAGCGCCGTGGTCGCGGTGACCCACGATCGCGAGCTGATCGCGACGCTCGGCGCGCGCGAGCTGCGGCTCGACGGCGGGGTGGATGCGGTGCAGACCGCCGCGACGGGAGCTCGTTCGTGA
- a CDS encoding M23 family metallopeptidase: MSQPRRSAHRAAPADRRRGAVAATPVPDVRLSGFLRLRRPLVAMSAALFSLSLIAVHEAPAAADAVVAADPVRQAAARASVAASLPTALQVSSAVDAEATQRDGYGVEQLDQVSWPLDPATKISSYFGPRPAPCAVCSSNHHGIDWVPGMGTPIMAIADGVVSESGTGGELGWHVTVKHTFRSGEVVESVYGHMLAGSMNLKKGDVISRGQILGAVGSTGASTGAHLHFGILVGGKAIEPLAWMRAHVDA; encoded by the coding sequence GTGAGTCAGCCCCGCCGTTCCGCCCATCGTGCCGCCCCCGCCGACCGCCGTCGCGGCGCGGTCGCGGCGACACCGGTGCCGGACGTGCGGCTGAGCGGATTCCTGCGCCTGCGCCGGCCGCTCGTCGCGATGAGCGCGGCGCTGTTCTCGCTCTCGCTGATCGCGGTGCACGAGGCCCCGGCCGCCGCCGACGCGGTCGTCGCCGCCGACCCGGTGCGCCAGGCCGCCGCGCGGGCCTCGGTCGCGGCGAGCCTGCCGACCGCGCTGCAGGTCTCGTCGGCGGTCGACGCCGAGGCGACCCAGCGTGACGGCTACGGCGTCGAGCAGCTCGACCAGGTGTCGTGGCCGCTCGACCCGGCGACCAAGATCTCCAGCTACTTCGGCCCCCGCCCGGCGCCCTGCGCCGTCTGCTCGTCGAACCACCACGGCATCGACTGGGTGCCCGGCATGGGCACCCCGATCATGGCGATCGCCGACGGCGTCGTCAGCGAGTCGGGCACCGGCGGCGAGCTCGGCTGGCACGTGACGGTCAAGCACACCTTCCGCTCCGGTGAGGTCGTCGAGAGCGTCTACGGACACATGCTCGCCGGCTCGATGAACCTGAAGAAGGGCGACGTGATCTCGCGCGGGCAGATCCTCGGCGCCGTCGGCAGCACCGGGGCGAGCACGGGCGCGCACCTGCACTTCGGCATCCTCGTCGGCGGCAAGGCCATCGAGCCGCTCGCGTGGATGCGCGCGCACGTCGACGCGTGA
- a CDS encoding TetR/AcrR family transcriptional regulator, with protein sequence MPDRPAARDDVRSRIVDVALALLRDEGASAVTTRAVADRAGVQAPTIYRQFGDKDGLLDAVVEQVMATYVAAKTEIVAAATEAEVDPVDELREAWDAQIAFGLANPSLFGLVTDPERARRSPAARSGVHVLRARVHRVALAGRLRVAEERAVGMIQAAGVGAVLAMLSRDPDDRDPGLAEALADALFERIIGDAPAQADRASTLVAFRAVVPELPGVTAGERAVLLEWVDRAIAES encoded by the coding sequence ATGCCCGATCGCCCCGCTGCCCGCGACGACGTGCGCTCACGCATCGTCGACGTCGCCCTCGCCCTGCTGCGCGACGAGGGAGCATCCGCCGTCACCACCCGCGCCGTCGCCGACCGGGCCGGGGTGCAGGCGCCGACGATCTATCGCCAGTTCGGCGACAAAGACGGCCTGCTGGATGCGGTGGTCGAGCAGGTCATGGCCACCTACGTCGCCGCGAAGACCGAGATCGTCGCCGCCGCGACCGAAGCCGAGGTCGACCCGGTCGACGAGCTGCGCGAGGCCTGGGACGCCCAGATCGCCTTCGGTCTCGCGAACCCGAGCCTGTTCGGCCTCGTGACCGACCCGGAGCGTGCCCGCCGCTCGCCGGCCGCCCGCTCGGGCGTGCACGTGCTGCGCGCGCGCGTCCACCGCGTGGCCCTGGCCGGACGCCTCCGTGTCGCCGAAGAGCGGGCGGTCGGCATGATCCAGGCAGCCGGCGTCGGCGCGGTGCTGGCGATGCTCTCCCGCGACCCCGACGACCGCGACCCCGGCCTCGCGGAGGCGCTCGCCGACGCGCTGTTCGAGCGGATCATCGGCGATGCCCCGGCGCAGGCCGACCGCGCGTCGACGCTCGTCGCCTTCCGTGCCGTCGTGCCGGAGCTGCCCGGCGTGACCGCGGGGGAGCGCGCCGTGCTGCTCGAGTGGGTCGACCGGGCGATCGCCGAGAGCTGA
- a CDS encoding GNAT family N-acetyltransferase yields the protein MSAPVIRPITAADLPAIVRINDAAYPAVPITGADEMQRLIDHAAYAVAVDAEGDVVGFLLAMEPGRDYDSENYRWFAERSESFLYVDRIVLDPSLRGQGVGRRLYEAVFDRARLAGFGEVDCEVNVEPPNPGSLAFHARMGFEEVGRQSTKGGQFVVSLLAAPVD from the coding sequence GTGAGCGCCCCCGTCATCCGACCGATCACCGCCGCCGACCTGCCCGCGATCGTGAGGATCAACGACGCTGCCTACCCGGCCGTGCCGATCACCGGCGCCGACGAGATGCAGCGGCTCATCGACCACGCCGCCTACGCGGTCGCGGTGGATGCCGAGGGCGACGTCGTCGGCTTCCTGCTGGCGATGGAGCCGGGCCGCGACTACGACAGCGAGAACTACCGCTGGTTCGCCGAGCGCTCGGAGAGCTTCCTCTACGTCGACCGCATCGTGCTCGACCCGAGCCTGCGCGGCCAGGGCGTCGGCCGTCGACTCTACGAGGCCGTCTTCGACCGCGCGCGTCTCGCCGGCTTCGGCGAGGTCGACTGCGAGGTCAACGTCGAGCCGCCGAACCCGGGCTCGCTCGCCTTCCACGCCCGTATGGGCTTCGAGGAGGTCGGGCGCCAGTCGACCAAGGGCGGGCAGTTCGTGGTCTCCCTGCTCGCCGCCCCGGTCGACTGA
- a CDS encoding SDR family oxidoreductase, which produces MIVITGATGAFGGATVDHLLAELPASEIAVVARDVTTAQRFAELGVEVREGDYARPATLPAAFADAEQLLLVSSSDPHADAVALHRTAIDAAVDAGVGRVLYTSHQGAAPASPFFPAQHHHATERLLADSGLAWTSLRNGFYLHSLTWLLGPWQQSGVIAVPADGPVSWTSRDDEAEAAARILLAGRAAGSRAFDGPVTLTASAAPSFAEIAAVASDVTGREITSTVLSEEDWVAQRVADGQPEPMARFLLGMYQAAGAGLFAGTDPLLAELLEREPASVRDFLSVEAAAATSAG; this is translated from the coding sequence ATGATCGTCATCACCGGCGCCACCGGCGCCTTCGGCGGCGCGACCGTCGACCACCTGCTCGCCGAGCTGCCCGCGAGCGAGATCGCGGTCGTCGCCCGCGACGTCACGACCGCGCAGCGCTTCGCCGAGCTCGGCGTCGAGGTGCGCGAGGGCGACTACGCCCGACCCGCGACGCTGCCCGCCGCCTTCGCCGACGCCGAGCAGCTGCTGCTCGTCTCGAGCAGCGACCCGCACGCCGACGCCGTCGCCCTGCACCGCACCGCGATCGATGCCGCAGTGGATGCGGGGGTCGGCCGGGTGCTCTACACGAGCCACCAGGGCGCCGCGCCGGCATCGCCCTTCTTCCCCGCCCAGCACCACCACGCGACCGAGCGGCTGCTCGCCGACTCGGGTCTCGCCTGGACCTCGCTGCGCAACGGCTTCTACCTGCACAGCCTCACCTGGCTGCTCGGCCCGTGGCAGCAGTCCGGCGTGATCGCGGTGCCCGCCGACGGACCGGTGTCGTGGACCTCGCGCGACGACGAGGCGGAGGCGGCCGCCCGCATCCTGCTCGCCGGACGCGCCGCCGGCAGCAGGGCCTTCGACGGCCCCGTCACGCTCACGGCGAGCGCCGCCCCGAGCTTCGCCGAGATCGCGGCGGTCGCGAGCGACGTCACGGGTCGCGAGATCACGAGCACCGTGCTCTCCGAGGAGGACTGGGTCGCGCAGCGCGTCGCCGACGGTCAGCCCGAGCCGATGGCCCGCTTCCTGCTCGGCATGTACCAGGCCGCGGGCGCCGGGCTCTTCGCCGGCACCGATCCGCTGCTCGCCGAGCTGCTCGAGCGCGAGCCCGCGAGCGTGCGCGACTTCCTCAGCGTCGAAGCTGCCGCGGCGACGTCAGCGGGGTGA
- the solA gene encoding N-methyl-L-tryptophan oxidase — MSTTAKKRIVIVGLGAVGAMAAWRLSDRPDVEVIGVEQYGRVHEHGSYAGESRVFRTAYHEGGRYVPMLQESRQLWRELESASGRELYLEVGALSIAQADRIEMRTTLDTVREYSLPHTLYDTDELRRAYPQHAVHDGDVGVLDHHGGGIRSEVALLSALELAERAGAELRFNSPVLAIEEEPGGVVVRTPAEAIRADAVIVASGSWSTRLDTRLHDLLRLQVLGLTWFLPQRIDAFLPERFPAFLRDVGPVHFFGVPTLDGYSVKACSNPTWPVARDVSEVPTAYTRAELVKIGQQAQEFFPALNPEPVRSSVHHCAYTPDRTPVVDLSDSGRVAIVTGLSGHGFKFAPVLGEWAAHLAATGERGDVDEHFALAAHLERLEQRGAYGGGGH, encoded by the coding sequence ATGAGCACGACCGCGAAGAAGCGCATCGTCATCGTCGGACTCGGCGCCGTCGGAGCCATGGCGGCCTGGCGTCTGAGCGATCGCCCCGACGTCGAGGTGATCGGCGTCGAGCAATACGGCCGGGTGCACGAGCACGGCTCCTACGCCGGCGAGTCGCGGGTCTTCCGCACCGCCTATCACGAGGGCGGACGCTACGTGCCGATGCTGCAGGAGTCACGCCAGCTCTGGCGCGAGCTCGAGAGCGCCTCGGGCCGTGAGCTCTACCTCGAGGTCGGAGCCCTGTCGATCGCGCAGGCCGACCGCATCGAGATGCGCACCACGCTCGACACCGTGCGCGAGTACTCCCTGCCGCACACCCTCTACGACACCGATGAGCTGCGACGGGCGTACCCGCAGCACGCCGTGCACGACGGCGACGTGGGCGTGCTCGACCACCACGGCGGCGGCATCCGCTCGGAGGTCGCCCTGCTGTCGGCGCTCGAGCTCGCCGAGCGCGCGGGTGCCGAGCTGCGCTTCAACAGCCCGGTGCTCGCGATCGAGGAGGAGCCCGGCGGGGTCGTCGTGCGCACTCCCGCCGAGGCGATCCGCGCGGATGCGGTGATCGTCGCGTCCGGCTCCTGGTCGACTCGGCTCGACACCCGGCTGCACGATCTGCTGCGCCTGCAGGTGCTCGGGCTGACCTGGTTCCTGCCCCAGCGGATCGACGCCTTCCTTCCCGAGCGCTTCCCGGCGTTCCTGCGCGATGTCGGGCCGGTGCACTTCTTCGGCGTGCCGACGCTCGACGGCTACTCGGTCAAGGCGTGCAGCAATCCGACCTGGCCGGTCGCCCGCGACGTGTCCGAGGTGCCGACCGCCTACACGCGCGCCGAGCTGGTGAAGATCGGCCAGCAGGCGCAGGAGTTCTTCCCGGCGCTCAACCCCGAGCCGGTGCGCTCGAGCGTGCATCACTGCGCTTACACACCCGACCGCACCCCCGTCGTCGATCTCAGCGACAGCGGACGCGTCGCGATCGTGACCGGACTCTCGGGCCACGGCTTCAAGTTCGCGCCCGTGCTCGGCGAGTGGGCCGCGCACCTGGCCGCGACGGGTGAGCGCGGCGACGTCGACGAGCACTTCGCGCTCGCCGCCCACCTCGAGCGTCTCGAGCAGCGCGGCGCCTATGGCGGCGGCGGGCACTGA
- a CDS encoding glycosyltransferase, with protein sequence MASALPTVSIVIPAYNEEATIADCVAAALEQTSPAHEILVIDNLSTDRTVAIVEALQRTHPDAPIRLLRQDQAQGLIPTRDFGLDAATGEVLARIDADSVLEPDWIAQAQRIFSDETVGAATGPVAYYDMPLRRFGQRTDDRLRRAILRLAKEYHFLFGSNMALRASAWRDIRGVVCRDEADEFHEDIDLSIHLFERGHRVVYDSDLVAGMSARRLDDNPRQYYHYVGRWERTYAAHAIRNPALRAPMVVFATIYPLVKGLRDVHQRTEKLRRMTAQLTEAAAAGGAGRIRED encoded by the coding sequence ATGGCGTCAGCTCTGCCGACGGTGTCGATCGTCATCCCGGCGTACAACGAAGAGGCGACGATCGCCGACTGCGTCGCGGCGGCGCTCGAGCAGACCTCGCCCGCGCACGAGATCCTCGTGATCGACAACCTCTCCACCGATCGCACCGTCGCGATCGTCGAGGCGCTGCAGCGCACGCATCCCGACGCCCCCATCCGGCTGCTGCGGCAGGACCAGGCGCAGGGCCTCATCCCCACCCGCGACTTCGGCCTCGACGCCGCGACCGGCGAGGTGCTCGCCCGCATCGACGCCGACTCGGTGCTCGAACCCGACTGGATCGCCCAGGCGCAGCGCATCTTCAGCGACGAGACGGTCGGCGCCGCCACCGGCCCCGTCGCCTACTACGACATGCCGTTGCGCCGCTTCGGGCAGCGCACCGACGACCGGCTGCGGCGCGCGATCCTCCGACTCGCCAAGGAGTACCACTTTCTCTTCGGCAGCAACATGGCGCTGCGAGCGAGCGCCTGGCGCGACATCCGCGGCGTCGTCTGCCGCGATGAGGCCGACGAGTTCCACGAGGACATCGACCTCTCGATCCACCTCTTCGAGCGCGGCCACCGCGTCGTCTACGACTCGGATCTGGTCGCCGGGATGAGCGCCCGCCGACTCGACGACAACCCGCGGCAGTACTACCACTACGTCGGGCGCTGGGAGCGCACCTACGCCGCCCACGCGATCCGCAACCCCGCCCTCCGCGCGCCGATGGTCGTGTTCGCGACGATCTACCCGCTCGTCAAGGGGCTGCGCGACGTGCACCAGCGCACCGAGAAGCTGCGGCGGATGACGGCGCAGCTCACCGAGGCCGCCGCGGCCGGCGGGGCCGGGCGCATCCGCGAGGACTGA
- a CDS encoding YidC/Oxa1 family membrane protein insertase: MNPFDIPVVAALLAAASNALNALGGVVTPAIAIVIVTVLIRLVLVPVNARVVRAEGHRRRIAPLLAALRKRHAKNPEKLQAATLELYQQEKVSPFAGMLPALAQAPVLGLVYGVFTHPEIAGATNPLFSATLGGAPLGEHPLDALLRLDPSAWVGVAVLAVIAVVAWFHRRSAQRLAIDPTAANSTLARVLSWMPFITVVFAAIVPLAAALYLAVSTAWTLGERAVLRRVIWPRLGVSTAALPAAG, encoded by the coding sequence ATGAACCCCTTCGACATCCCCGTCGTCGCCGCGCTGCTCGCGGCGGCGTCGAACGCCCTCAACGCCCTCGGCGGCGTCGTCACCCCCGCGATCGCGATCGTCATCGTGACCGTGCTCATCCGTCTCGTGCTCGTGCCCGTCAACGCCCGGGTCGTGCGCGCCGAGGGGCACCGTCGGCGCATCGCGCCGCTGCTCGCCGCCCTGCGCAAGCGCCACGCCAAGAACCCCGAGAAGCTGCAGGCGGCGACGCTCGAGCTCTACCAGCAGGAGAAGGTCTCGCCCTTCGCCGGCATGCTGCCCGCCCTCGCGCAGGCGCCCGTGCTCGGGCTCGTCTACGGCGTCTTCACACATCCCGAGATCGCCGGCGCGACGAACCCGCTGTTCTCGGCGACGCTCGGGGGCGCGCCACTCGGCGAGCACCCGCTCGACGCGCTGCTGCGTCTCGACCCGTCGGCGTGGGTCGGTGTCGCCGTGCTCGCGGTCATCGCGGTGGTGGCCTGGTTCCATCGCCGCAGCGCGCAGCGGCTCGCGATCGACCCGACCGCCGCGAACAGCACCCTCGCGCGAGTGCTGAGCTGGATGCCGTTCATCACGGTCGTGTTCGCCGCCATCGTGCCGCTTGCCGCCGCGCTCTATCTCGCCGTGTCGACCGCCTGGACGCTGGGGGAGCGGGCCGTGCTGCGCCGCGTGATCTGGCCGCGGCTCGGGGTCTCGACCGCCGCGCTGCCGGCCGCGGGCTGA
- a CDS encoding ECF transporter S component: MTASSTSTPPVPGGASARPKRRIVWRWRVVDIVVAAVLGVALGFVFLAWNVGYTAPKTLIEPLLPGLQGLLNGPWLLAGVIGGLVIRKPGAAIFTEVVAAVVSALVGNQWGGLPTIEAGLVQGLGAELVLLVFLYSGRLPVAILAGAGAGVAGAINDLVFYYAGSGAPFSISYVVSSIVSGAVLAGLLGWIITRALAATGVLNRFAAGRELRAEV; this comes from the coding sequence GTGACCGCATCATCCACCTCCACCCCGCCCGTCCCCGGTGGCGCGTCCGCGCGTCCGAAGCGCCGCATCGTCTGGCGCTGGCGCGTCGTCGACATCGTCGTCGCGGCCGTGCTCGGCGTCGCGCTCGGCTTCGTGTTCCTCGCCTGGAACGTCGGCTACACCGCGCCGAAGACCCTGATCGAGCCGCTGCTGCCCGGTCTGCAGGGTCTGCTCAACGGGCCGTGGCTGCTCGCCGGCGTGATCGGCGGTCTCGTGATCCGCAAGCCGGGAGCCGCGATCTTCACCGAGGTCGTCGCCGCGGTGGTCTCGGCGCTCGTCGGCAACCAGTGGGGCGGGCTCCCCACGATCGAGGCCGGCCTCGTGCAGGGGCTCGGCGCCGAGCTCGTGCTGCTCGTCTTCCTCTACTCGGGTCGCCTCCCCGTCGCGATCCTCGCCGGCGCCGGCGCCGGTGTCGCCGGGGCGATCAACGACCTCGTCTTCTACTACGCGGGATCGGGAGCGCCGTTCTCGATCAGCTACGTCGTCTCGTCGATCGTGTCGGGCGCCGTGCTCGCCGGACTGCTCGGGTGGATCATCACCCGCGCGCTCGCCGCGACCGGAGTGCTGAACCGCTTCGCCGCGGGCCGCGAGCTGCGCGCCGAGGTCTGA